The sequence below is a genomic window from Draconibacterium halophilum.
CTGAACTGTACACCAACTGATTGTCGAGATAATAAGCTTCAAAAGGTTTGTCGTTGGCGAGGTCGGTTAATCGGAAATCATAACGACTGTAAGCAGCATCCAGTTCGCCATAAAATTTTTCACCAAACCGGTTGTTGAGTTTTAGATTGCCCAGCAGATTACCGTATTCGGTTATGGATTGCGAACTTGTGCTAAACTCATCGAAACTGGTATAAGCCATTGCACTTATTTTGTTGTGCTGATTGATCTTATAAGTCAGCTTTCCAGTCACATCGTAAAAATGAGTAACTCCTTCATTCAAATCGAGGTTGGGAATTTTTTTCAATATCCAATCGGTGTACGAACTACGTCCTCCAATTGCTGTAGTCAGCTTTTTATTTTTTGTTAATGGTCCGTCAATTGCCAGGCGCGAATTTATAATTCCAATTCCGCCATAAACACTTATTGTTTCATCATTTCCTTCCTTAAAATCCACCTCCATTACCGAAGCAACCCGTTCGCCGTAACGTGCCGGCATGCCACCTTTAAACAACCGTACATTTTCAACAACATCGGGATTTATAAGCGACATAAAACCAAAAAGGTGCGACGAATTAAATACCGGACTGCCATTTACAAGAATAAGGTTTTGGTCGGTATTTCCACCTCGCACATTAAAGCCTGAGGACAATTCACTTACTGTTTGTACCCCGGCAAGAATTGTGAGTCCTTTTAGTACATCAACCTCCCCCATTAGTGCCGGCAACTGCTGTATTTCTTTTCCGGTCATTTGCACCATACTCATCTGTGCACGAGGCACATCCGCATCCGACCCCAGCACAGTTACCTCATCAATATTATGCGATTCTTCAAACAATCGAAAATCGGCTGCACCATCTTCAATCAATCTAATGTCAATGGTCGAGCCTTCGAAACCAATGTAAGTAATCGTCAATTTCAAATCTCCCGTTGGTAAATCCAATTCAAAATTTCCTTTTGCATCAGATGTGGTTCCTTTTTGCAGCTTGTTGCAATAAACAACGGCGCCAACCAAAGGAGTTCCGTCTTTTCCATCGAGCACTCTTCCTTTTAATTCTGCCGTTTTATAACGTCCAAGATTCATGGGGTCACCAACAACCAGTGTTTGCGTATAGTCGTCAAACTTCGATCTTGTATCTGCCGACCTTCTGAAAACAACGATTCCATCATTCTGAAAGAAATCGTAAGTCAGTTCCAAATCATAAAATACATTATTTAGCGCCTGCAATAAAGGAGTGTCTTCAAATTGATTTGAGATGGTATAATTCTCTACCCAGGAATCTTTGTAATAAACCCTGAGATTGTATTTTGTCTCCAGATCATTTAAAAATTTCTCAAGCGGCTTATTCTGGTATGAACCTGTGATTTTTAGCTCTTCAATCTGCTGGGCATATAAAGCAGTATTGCTTCCCAACAAAAGAGATAAAAAAAGGAGTATATAAGTTATATAATATGTTTTCAATTTTTTGAACCTTGGTTTAGATCTTGTTCGACTTTATTTCTGAAATTAGGTTTAAGTGAACCGCAAAATAACAACAATTTGGTAAGCAAACAATGCTAACAATAACAATATCTCATTCAAGCATGACTTTGGATAGCAATCTATTTGTTTTGTCCGTTTTTTTTTCAATCTTTCGGTACAGATAAACCTGATTATCCTTCTTTATATTTAACAATAGTACTACAATGAAGCGATCTGTTACAACTTTTTTAATTTTATTATGTGTGATTTTTTCACAAGCGCAGGAAAACCTGTCTTACTTTTTACCTGACGATGTTTCTTACAATAGCGCAATCCCCACTCCTGAGGAGTTTTTCGGACAAAAAATGGGCGAATGGCACCTGACACACGATCAGGTTTTGTTTTATATAAAAACAATTGCAAAAAGTACCAACCGGGCTATTTTTTATGAATATGCCCGATCGTATGAAAACAGACCGCTTGTTCATCTGGTTTTTTCATCGCCCGAAAACCAGGAAAAACTCGATGAGTTAAAACAAATCCATTACAATTTCTCTGAACCCGGTGAAAATATTCCCAAAGACGGTGTGCCACTTGTTGTTAGCTTAACTTATGGCGTACATGGCAATGAATCGAGTGCAACAAATGCATCGGTTCTAACAGCCTACTACCTGGCTGCTGCCGAAGGCGAGAAAATTGATGAGCTGCTTCAAAAAAATATAGTCATTATTGATCCGTGTTTGAATCCCGATGGGTTTACCCGACATAGTATGTGGGCCAACATGCACCAAAGTGCAACGCCCAATGGTGACAGCAATTCACGCCAGTTTCAGGAAGTGTGGCCCGGTGGCCGAACAAATCATTATTGGTTCGACCTGAACCGCGATTATTTGTTGCTGGTACATCCTGAGAGTAAAGGCAGAGTTGAAAAATTTCACGAATGGAAACCGAATATTGTAACCGATCATCATGAAATGGGGGCTAACTCAACTTTCTTTTTTCAGCCGGGTGTGCCAAGTCGAAACAATCCGCTTACTCCTGAAAAGAATTACGAGCTCACCCACAAAATTGGGGAATACCATGCACAATTTCTTGACAAAATAGGATCGACCTATTTTACCGAAGAACAATTTGACGACTATTATTACGGAAAAGGCTCATCGTACCCCGATGCAAATGGAAGCATTGGTATTCTTTTCGAGCAGGGCGGTTTCAGGGGGCGATACAGAAATACACAAAATGGGACCAAAACTTTAGCATATGGTATTCGCAACCAGGTTACAACAAGCCTGTCGACACTGGAGGCTGCATTAAATTTACACGACGAATTGCTCGGCATGCAAAAAGAGTTCTACAACTCGGCACTCGACTTGGCGTCAAAAAGCAATACGAAAGCATATGTATTTGGCAGCAGTACCGACCGTGTTAAAACGCAAATGTTTGTAGACCTGCTAAACCGCCACCAAATTGATGTTTACCAAAACCAAAGCGATTTTGAAGCGGATGGACAAAATTTTGATAGCGAAAGTAGTTTTATTGTTCCTGTCAATCAAAAGCAATACCGGTTGATTAAATCGATGTTCGAAGAAGTTCACGAATTTACTGACACTACTTTTTATGATGTTTCTACCTGGACATTTCCTCATGCTTACAATCTTAACTATGCGCAACTTACCAACCTCAAAAATGTAAAGTTATCAGACGAGCCGGTTGCTGCCCAAAAGGTTTCGGGTAAATTAATTGAAATTAATAATCCGGTAGGTTACCTGTTCAGATGGAACGAGTATTCAACAGCCGAAGCTCTCTACAAAATTCAAAATGCAGATTTACGCACCTA
It includes:
- a CDS encoding M14 family zinc carboxypeptidase; the encoded protein is MIFSQAQENLSYFLPDDVSYNSAIPTPEEFFGQKMGEWHLTHDQVLFYIKTIAKSTNRAIFYEYARSYENRPLVHLVFSSPENQEKLDELKQIHYNFSEPGENIPKDGVPLVVSLTYGVHGNESSATNASVLTAYYLAAAEGEKIDELLQKNIVIIDPCLNPDGFTRHSMWANMHQSATPNGDSNSRQFQEVWPGGRTNHYWFDLNRDYLLLVHPESKGRVEKFHEWKPNIVTDHHEMGANSTFFFQPGVPSRNNPLTPEKNYELTHKIGEYHAQFLDKIGSTYFTEEQFDDYYYGKGSSYPDANGSIGILFEQGGFRGRYRNTQNGTKTLAYGIRNQVTTSLSTLEAALNLHDELLGMQKEFYNSALDLASKSNTKAYVFGSSTDRVKTQMFVDLLNRHQIDVYQNQSDFEADGQNFDSESSFIVPVNQKQYRLIKSMFEEVHEFTDTTFYDVSTWTFPHAYNLNYAQLTNLKNVKLSDEPVAAQKVSGKLIEINNPVGYLFRWNEYSTAEALYKIQNADLRTYVATKEFTTPGNGADEKFSYGSIFIPLQDQNMSGTQLKLFLEKIAQTTGVDIYAVSSGLTPTGIDLGSNSFARLTKPKILTFAGGNASSRDVGEIWHLFDQHYHIPVTLAESSSLKRIKLSNYTTIVLSGNFSEWGTGEINKLKTWVSEGGTLIAYKNATTWAAKNNIGNSTFKKTVSSDSTRYLTYAERRKEQSLNNISGAIFETNIDITHPLCYGYSDKKLAIFKSNTTVANSLEKKYTEPVKFSESPYLSGWVSKENINRLKNAPVVTVHNIGRGKLISYHDNMTFRGTWLGTNKLFSNSVFFGDLIR
- a CDS encoding TonB-dependent receptor yields the protein MKTYYITYILLFLSLLLGSNTALYAQQIEELKITGSYQNKPLEKFLNDLETKYNLRVYYKDSWVENYTISNQFEDTPLLQALNNVFYDLELTYDFFQNDGIVVFRRSADTRSKFDDYTQTLVVGDPMNLGRYKTAELKGRVLDGKDGTPLVGAVVYCNKLQKGTTSDAKGNFELDLPTGDLKLTITYIGFEGSTIDIRLIEDGAADFRLFEESHNIDEVTVLGSDADVPRAQMSMVQMTGKEIQQLPALMGEVDVLKGLTILAGVQTVSELSSGFNVRGGNTDQNLILVNGSPVFNSSHLFGFMSLINPDVVENVRLFKGGMPARYGERVASVMEVDFKEGNDETISVYGGIGIINSRLAIDGPLTKNKKLTTAIGGRSSYTDWILKKIPNLDLNEGVTHFYDVTGKLTYKINQHNKISAMAYTSFDEFSTSSQSITEYGNLLGNLKLNNRFGEKFYGELDAAYSRYDFRLTDLANDKPFEAYYLDNQLVYSSVAYNFKWHPNERHNSEAGFKAVYNEISPGEIIPRQDTSVIVARKLDIEKTLDWSVYVSDEFQILPNFSIVAGLRYNHFKNIGTPVVYLYDENQPKSPGTVVDSLQFGNNEASATYGGIEPRLALNYDFDMNTSLKFSYQRTRQNIFQLSNNAVISPAETWKAADYHLKPLISDQVAVGLENNSLLSNVDLSVEVYYKNLQNLIEYKNGAQLIMNDHVETALVPTKGYSYGIELSARKNIGRLTGYASYVYSRTMRKNTSEFNEENLWTGDYYPSIYDKPHDFSLTATYNISRRWRFSGNFVMVSGRPTTLPEIKYEFAGEDLVYYSDRNKYRMPPYHRLDLSITFDENLRKKRMWKGSWTLSIYNVYGRNNPYSVYYKKSVPGESNNYTRYSLFKLSVIGIPVPSLTYNFRF